In Azospirillaceae bacterium, a genomic segment contains:
- a CDS encoding rubrerythrin family protein has translation MPLKGSKTESNLKAAFSAESQANRRYLYFARKADDEGYHDVAGVFRSTAEGETGHAHGHLEFLEEVGDPVTGAPIGDTQANLKAAIAGETFESTDMYPGMARTARDEGFDEIADWFETLAKAERTHAGRFQKALDRL, from the coding sequence ATGCCGCTCAAGGGCAGCAAGACCGAAAGCAACCTGAAGGCGGCGTTCTCGGCCGAAAGCCAGGCCAACCGCCGCTATCTCTATTTCGCCCGCAAGGCCGACGATGAGGGCTACCACGACGTGGCCGGCGTCTTCCGCTCCACCGCGGAAGGGGAGACGGGGCATGCCCACGGCCATCTGGAATTCCTGGAGGAAGTGGGCGATCCTGTCACCGGCGCCCCCATCGGCGATACGCAAGCCAACCTGAAGGCCGCCATCGCGGGTGAGACCTTTGAGTCCACGGACATGTATCCGGGCATGGCGCGCACCGCCCGGGATGAAGGTTTTGACGAGATCGCCGACTGGTTCGAAACCCTGGCCAAGGCGGAAAGAACCCACGCCGGCCGTTTCCAGAAGGCGTTGGACCGGCTCTGA